A genomic window from Planktothrix serta PCC 8927 includes:
- the purF gene encoding amidophosphoribosyltransferase: MIPNDSLDTHSAQVDDQRPDKPEEACGVFGVYAPGEDVAKLAYFGLYALQHRGQESAGIATFEGDKVHLHKGMGLVSQVFNETVLNSLMGHIAVGHTRYSTTGSSRVVNAQPAVVSTRLGSLALAHNGNLVNTGELREELIKREFDFLTTTDSEMIALAIASEINNGKDWLEGALSAFTQCQGAYSLVIGTPKGLMGVRDPNGIRPLVIGILPTSPQRYVLASETCGLDIMGAEYLRDVEPGELVWITEEGMSSFHWSPKPARKLCVFEMIYFARPDSVMCGESLYSYRLEIGRILARESFIDADIVIGVPDSGIPAAIGFSQQSKIPFAEGLIKNRYVGRTFIQPTQSMRESGIRMKLNPLKDVLEGKRVIIVDDSIVRGTTSRKIVKALRDAGAKEVHMRISSPPVTHPCFYGIDTDSQEQLIAATKSIEEIRQQIEVDSLAYLSWEGMLTATGEDPNTFCSACFTGNYPIDIPEKVKRSKLILEKSVTV, encoded by the coding sequence ATGATTCCAAATGATTCCCTTGATACCCACTCTGCCCAGGTTGATGATCAACGACCTGATAAACCGGAAGAAGCCTGTGGCGTTTTTGGGGTTTATGCTCCGGGCGAGGATGTCGCAAAACTAGCTTATTTTGGTCTGTATGCGCTGCAACACCGAGGCCAAGAATCCGCCGGAATTGCCACCTTTGAAGGCGACAAGGTGCATCTGCATAAAGGTATGGGATTAGTCTCCCAAGTCTTCAATGAAACTGTTTTAAACAGCTTAATGGGTCATATTGCGGTGGGTCATACCCGCTATTCCACCACCGGATCAAGTCGGGTGGTGAATGCTCAACCTGCGGTCGTCTCAACTCGTCTGGGTTCTCTCGCCCTAGCACATAATGGCAATTTAGTCAATACTGGCGAATTGCGAGAAGAATTAATCAAGCGTGAATTTGATTTTCTAACCACAACCGATAGTGAAATGATTGCTTTAGCGATCGCTTCAGAAATCAATAATGGCAAAGACTGGTTAGAAGGGGCATTAAGTGCTTTTACTCAGTGCCAGGGGGCTTATAGTTTAGTGATTGGTACCCCTAAAGGATTGATGGGAGTGCGTGACCCCAATGGAATTCGGCCGTTAGTGATTGGGATCTTACCTACAAGTCCGCAACGGTATGTTTTAGCCTCCGAAACCTGTGGATTAGATATTATGGGGGCGGAATATCTGCGGGATGTGGAACCGGGGGAACTGGTTTGGATCACAGAAGAAGGGATGTCATCTTTTCACTGGAGTCCGAAACCTGCTCGGAAATTATGTGTATTTGAGATGATTTATTTCGCCCGTCCTGATAGTGTGATGTGTGGCGAAAGTCTCTATAGTTATCGATTAGAAATCGGCCGAATTTTAGCGAGAGAATCCTTTATTGATGCGGATATTGTCATCGGAGTTCCTGACTCTGGAATTCCGGCGGCGATTGGATTTTCTCAACAGTCTAAAATTCCTTTTGCTGAGGGATTAATTAAAAATCGTTATGTGGGACGGACGTTTATTCAACCGACCCAAAGTATGCGGGAGTCGGGAATTCGCATGAAGTTAAACCCGTTAAAGGATGTATTAGAAGGTAAACGGGTTATTATTGTGGATGATTCGATTGTCCGAGGAACTACGAGTCGCAAAATTGTTAAAGCGTTGCGGGATGCGGGTGCAAAAGAAGTTCACATGAGAATTTCTTCTCCCCCAGTAACCCATCCTTGTTTCTATGGAATTGATACCGATAGTCAGGAACAATTGATTGCGGCGACGAAATCAATTGAGGAAATTCGCCAACAAATTGAGGTTGATAGTTTAGCTTATTTGAGTTGGGAAGGAATGTTAACAGCGACAGGGGAAGATCCTAATACTTTCTGTTCGGCGTGTTTTACGGGGAATTATCCAATTGATATTCCTGAAAAGGTAAAGCGCTCTAAATTAATATTAGAAAAATCGGTAACGGTTTAA
- the purL gene encoding phosphoribosylformylglycinamidine synthase subunit PurL, whose product MSTETNCPFSAEEIASEGIKPEEYEEIVRRLGRHPNQAELGMFGVMWSEHCCYKNSRPLLKQFPTTGDRILVGPGENAGVVDFGDGLHIAFKIESHNHPSAIEPFQGAATGVGGILRDIFTMGARPIAALNSLRFGSLEDSRNRQIFKGVVSGISNYGNCFGVPTVGGEVYFDPAYNGNPLVNAMAIGLMETPEIVKSGASGIGNPVLYVGSTTGRDGMGGASFASAELSEESIQDRPAVQVGDPFLEKSLVEACLEAFKTGAVVAAQDMGAAGITCSTSEMAAKGGVGIELDLDLIPVRETGMVPYEYLLSESQERMLFVAQKGREQELIDIFHRWGLQAVVAGTVIAEPMVRILFKGGIAAEIPADALAENTPLYPREILSKPPEYAQTAWQWTPESLPESTISGLEINGEFQSWNQVLLTLLDTPSIASKRWVYRQYDHQVQNNTVLVPGGGDAAVIRLRPLEPVPNFQGSVNKGLAATVDCNSRYVYLDPYEGAKATVAEAARNLSCVGAEPIAVTDNLNFGSPEKPIGYWQLAEACRGISDGCKAFNTPVTGGNVSLYNETLDAEGNPESIYPTPVVGMVGLITDLTKICGQGWQHSGDLIYLLGDDKTLPTLGASEYLAVVHKTIAGKPPRVDFELEQKVQAACREGIRQGWIQSAHDCAEGGLAVALAECCMSSQKGATVKLSLSSTASVRWDNILFAEGGGRILVSVNPENQSVWETYLQQQLGAENDIWQNLGEVGSGYEPLQILADDQGLIELKLTEMSDRYENAIERRLSVIQ is encoded by the coding sequence ATGTCTACCGAAACCAATTGTCCCTTTTCTGCTGAAGAAATCGCCTCTGAAGGCATTAAACCCGAAGAATATGAAGAAATAGTCCGACGCTTAGGACGACACCCCAATCAAGCAGAATTGGGGATGTTTGGCGTGATGTGGAGTGAACACTGTTGTTATAAAAATTCTCGTCCCCTGCTCAAACAATTTCCGACCACCGGAGATCGAATCTTAGTTGGCCCCGGAGAAAATGCCGGAGTTGTAGACTTTGGAGATGGACTCCATATTGCGTTTAAAATCGAATCCCATAATCACCCTTCAGCTATTGAACCTTTCCAAGGTGCTGCAACAGGAGTTGGAGGAATATTAAGAGATATCTTTACAATGGGGGCGCGTCCTATTGCTGCGTTAAATTCTTTACGGTTTGGCTCCTTAGAAGATTCCAGAAATCGACAAATCTTTAAAGGCGTGGTTTCTGGTATCAGTAATTACGGGAATTGTTTCGGGGTTCCGACTGTTGGGGGAGAGGTTTATTTTGATCCGGCTTATAACGGAAATCCCCTAGTTAATGCGATGGCAATTGGGTTAATGGAAACCCCAGAAATTGTTAAATCAGGAGCTTCAGGAATTGGAAATCCAGTCTTATATGTAGGTTCAACAACCGGGCGAGATGGCATGGGGGGCGCGAGTTTTGCCAGTGCTGAATTAAGCGAAGAATCGATCCAAGATCGCCCCGCAGTACAAGTGGGAGATCCGTTTTTAGAAAAGTCTTTAGTTGAAGCGTGTTTAGAAGCGTTTAAAACCGGGGCGGTGGTTGCAGCCCAAGATATGGGAGCCGCAGGAATTACCTGCTCAACGTCAGAAATGGCGGCAAAAGGTGGAGTCGGAATTGAACTCGATTTAGACTTAATTCCGGTGCGAGAAACGGGAATGGTTCCCTATGAATATCTGTTATCGGAATCTCAAGAACGGATGTTATTTGTCGCTCAAAAAGGGCGGGAACAGGAGTTAATTGATATTTTCCATCGTTGGGGACTGCAAGCGGTTGTGGCGGGAACAGTAATTGCAGAACCGATGGTGAGAATTTTATTTAAAGGGGGAATTGCGGCGGAAATTCCGGCAGATGCTTTAGCAGAAAATACACCCTTATATCCGCGAGAAATCTTATCGAAACCCCCAGAATATGCTCAAACAGCATGGCAATGGACACCGGAATCTTTACCTGAATCTACAATATCAGGACTGGAAATTAACGGAGAATTTCAATCGTGGAATCAGGTTTTATTAACCTTATTAGATACCCCTTCTATTGCTTCTAAACGCTGGGTTTATCGTCAATATGATCATCAAGTTCAGAATAATACGGTTTTAGTTCCTGGGGGTGGAGATGCAGCAGTAATTCGCTTAAGGCCATTGGAACCTGTTCCGAATTTTCAAGGGTCAGTTAATAAGGGATTAGCCGCAACGGTAGACTGTAATTCTCGGTATGTGTATCTTGACCCCTACGAAGGAGCGAAAGCAACGGTAGCCGAAGCTGCAAGGAATTTAAGCTGCGTGGGCGCTGAACCGATTGCAGTGACGGATAACTTGAATTTTGGGAGCCCGGAAAAACCCATTGGATATTGGCAGTTAGCGGAAGCGTGTCGAGGAATTTCCGATGGCTGTAAAGCCTTTAATACTCCTGTTACCGGGGGGAATGTGTCGCTTTACAATGAAACCCTTGATGCAGAGGGAAATCCTGAATCTATTTATCCGACTCCGGTGGTGGGAATGGTGGGATTAATTACGGATTTAACCAAAATTTGTGGCCAAGGTTGGCAACATTCGGGGGATTTAATCTATCTTTTGGGGGATGACAAAACTTTACCCACGTTAGGTGCTTCTGAATATCTGGCGGTGGTACATAAAACCATTGCAGGGAAGCCGCCCAGAGTCGATTTTGAGTTAGAACAAAAAGTCCAAGCCGCTTGTCGAGAAGGTATTCGTCAAGGGTGGATTCAATCGGCCCATGATTGTGCAGAAGGAGGGTTAGCGGTGGCTTTGGCAGAATGTTGTATGAGTAGCCAAAAAGGCGCAACGGTTAAGCTGAGTTTAAGTTCTACTGCTTCTGTGCGTTGGGATAATATTCTGTTTGCAGAAGGTGGAGGGCGGATTTTGGTTTCTGTTAATCCTGAAAACCAATCCGTTTGGGAAACCTATCTACAACAACAGTTAGGAGCAGAAAACGACATCTGGCAAAACTTGGGTGAGGTGGGTTCGGGGTATGAACCGTTACAAATTTTGGCTGATGATCAGGGTTTAATTGAGCTTAAGCTGACAGAAATGAGCGATCGCTATGAAAACGCCATTGAACGACGGTTATCAGTAATTCAGTAA
- the tadA gene encoding tRNA adenosine(34) deaminase TadA, translating into MSHNYLMTFPQINNYSIHQYWMNQALELAQQAGEAGEVPVGAIIINQNNQLIAQAQNRKERDFDPTAHAEILALRQAGKLLKNWHLNTCTLYVTLEPCPMCTGAILQARLGLLVYGADDPKTGTIRTVANLPDSACSFHRLSVLGGILESSCRQQLQTWFAQKRS; encoded by the coding sequence ATGTCCCATAATTACCTCATGACCTTCCCCCAAATTAACAATTATTCTATTCATCAATATTGGATGAATCAAGCGTTAGAATTAGCACAACAAGCGGGAGAAGCGGGAGAAGTTCCTGTTGGAGCGATTATTATTAATCAGAATAATCAATTAATTGCCCAAGCTCAAAACCGCAAAGAACGAGATTTTGATCCAACGGCTCATGCTGAAATATTAGCGCTAAGACAAGCGGGAAAACTATTAAAAAATTGGCATTTAAACACCTGTACGCTCTACGTTACCCTCGAACCCTGTCCCATGTGTACCGGAGCAATTTTGCAAGCGCGTTTAGGGTTACTGGTTTATGGCGCAGATGATCCCAAAACGGGTACTATTCGCACCGTTGCGAACCTTCCTGATAGTGCTTGCTCCTTTCATCGGTTATCGGTTTTAGGGGGAATTTTAGAATCTTCCTGTCGTCAACAGTTACAAACTTGGTTTGCTCAAAAACGAAGTTAA
- a CDS encoding RNA-guided endonuclease InsQ/TnpB family protein, with the protein MAVQDRKRNYALNTCIQHYQETGKSLKLASYKGMLPQLKKEYPWLKEDCYSSVLQCVAINLDRAYKNFFEGRAKFPNFKSKHHKQSIQYPQSVTVNGECLKVPKIGEIKAIFHREITGKIKTVTISKTSSNKYFASILCETELSGVKESGDQVIGIDLGLKEFAIVHDGDSATKYANPKHLNRHHKNLARKQKKLSRKTQGSSAREKFRKIIAKVHEKIANSRQDFLHKLSRKLVNESQVIVVENLNVKGMVKNRKLSKAISDVGWGKFVNFIDYKLKQKNGELVEIDRFFPSSKTCSSCGYILDELSLDIREWDCPNCHAHHDRDENAALNIRNEGIRILTEGGGNPVFADGGCVRPDNRKVKGHRSVNSLILHRPD; encoded by the coding sequence ATGGCTGTGCAAGATCGCAAAAGGAATTATGCCTTAAATACCTGTATTCAGCACTATCAAGAAACTGGCAAAAGTTTAAAATTAGCATCTTATAAAGGAATGCTCCCTCAACTCAAAAAAGAATATCCTTGGCTGAAAGAAGATTGCTACTCATCGGTTCTTCAATGTGTAGCTATAAACTTAGATAGAGCCTACAAAAATTTTTTTGAGGGACGAGCTAAATTTCCCAATTTTAAATCTAAACATCACAAGCAATCAATTCAGTATCCCCAAAGTGTTACCGTTAACGGTGAATGCCTAAAAGTCCCTAAGATTGGTGAAATTAAAGCAATATTTCACCGAGAGATTACAGGGAAAATTAAAACGGTAACAATTTCTAAGACTTCGAGTAATAAATACTTTGCTTCTATCTTATGTGAAACAGAGTTAAGTGGAGTTAAGGAATCAGGAGATCAAGTTATTGGGATTGATCTGGGGTTAAAAGAGTTTGCAATTGTTCATGACGGAGATAGCGCAACTAAATATGCCAATCCCAAACATTTAAACCGTCACCACAAGAATCTAGCTCGAAAACAGAAAAAACTCTCTCGAAAAACTCAAGGAAGTTCTGCGAGAGAGAAATTCCGAAAAATCATCGCTAAGGTTCATGAGAAAATCGCCAACTCCCGCCAAGATTTCTTGCATAAATTATCAAGAAAATTGGTGAACGAAAGCCAAGTGATTGTCGTTGAAAACCTCAACGTCAAGGGGATGGTTAAAAACCGCAAGCTATCAAAAGCAATATCTGATGTGGGTTGGGGAAAATTTGTCAATTTTATTGATTACAAGTTGAAGCAAAAAAACGGCGAACTTGTAGAAATTGATCGCTTTTTCCCTAGTTCCAAAACTTGTTCGAGTTGCGGTTATATCCTAGATGAATTATCTCTGGATATCAGAGAATGGGATTGTCCAAATTGTCATGCTCACCATGATCGTGACGAAAACGCTGCACTCAACATCAGGAATGAAGGAATCAGGATATTAACTGAAGGCGGAGGGAACCCCGTTTTTGCCGATGGAGGCTGTGTAAGACCGGATAACCGCAAGGTGAAAGGGCATCGGTCTGTGAATTCGCTGATCCTGCACCGACCCGATTAG
- a CDS encoding lysophospholipid acyltransferase family protein, producing the protein MLILDSNQSSTVMPIPAKETQVNSHVSPWLASLVYPLGRYLILPFYFKTLEVIGQENLPQQGPVILAPTHRSRWDALIVPFATGRHVTGRDLRFMVTVDEMQGIQEWFIRRLGGFAVDQKHPTIATLRHGVELLHQGEMLVIFPEGNIFQDHQVHPLKIGLARLALQAETSYANLGLGIKIVPISIHYDPIIPQRGADVKVRIGSALSVPDYCQGSVKKNAQPLIQDLELALKKIDQSEPL; encoded by the coding sequence ATGCTCATCCTTGACTCTAATCAATCTTCGACCGTAATGCCTATCCCTGCGAAGGAAACACAGGTTAATTCTCATGTTTCCCCCTGGTTAGCTTCCCTGGTTTACCCCTTGGGACGATATCTGATTTTACCCTTCTATTTCAAGACCTTAGAAGTGATTGGCCAAGAAAACCTTCCCCAACAGGGCCCTGTTATTTTAGCACCGACCCATCGTTCTCGTTGGGATGCGTTGATTGTTCCCTTTGCGACAGGTCGCCATGTCACGGGACGGGACTTAAGGTTTATGGTGACAGTCGATGAAATGCAAGGAATACAAGAGTGGTTTATTCGTCGTTTAGGGGGGTTCGCCGTAGATCAAAAACATCCCACTATTGCCACCCTGCGTCATGGGGTAGAATTACTACATCAAGGGGAAATGTTAGTCATTTTTCCAGAAGGAAATATTTTTCAGGATCATCAAGTTCACCCCCTCAAAATTGGACTGGCTCGTTTAGCTCTACAAGCAGAGACTAGCTATGCTAATTTAGGTTTAGGGATTAAAATTGTACCGATTTCTATACATTATGATCCGATCATCCCCCAACGGGGCGCTGATGTTAAAGTTAGGATCGGTTCTGCCTTATCTGTTCCTGATTATTGTCAAGGTTCAGTTAAAAAGAATGCTCAACCTCTGATCCAAGATTTAGAATTAGCACTGAAGAAAATTGATCAGTCTGAACCGTTATAA
- a CDS encoding TIGR03960 family B12-binding radical SAM protein has translation MAVAVEQLITPEINQPARYLGQELGAKRKPWESALVRWSLTYPEVYEVGVSNLGHVILYNILNTQPRQLCDRAYLPAPDFAQKLRDTQTPLFAVESRRFLIDFDILGFSLSYELGATNILEMLDLAAIPLTWKDRQNYSVWVNEKDSTQLHYPLIFAGGQTATSNPEPYADFFDFIALGDGEELLPEIGLILEEGKKNNLNREALLLDLAQIPGVYVPQFYQMAEDGSVHPQRPDIPAKILRRVAAPMPAYSIKFVPYVQTVHDRLVIEVRRGCTRGCRFCQPGMLTRPARDVEPEEVIHTVEKGMKETGYNEFSLLSLSCSDYLSLPSVGMEIKNRLKDYNVSLALPSQRVDRFDENIANIIGGTRQSGLTFAPEAGTQRMRDIINKGLTNEELLKGVKTAFEQGWDKIKLYFMIGLPGETDADVLGIAETVAWLQRECSAQDRRKLNFNLTISNFTPKPHTPFQWHSVSTSEFQRKQKLLRQEFHRMRGVKANFTDVRISAMEDFVGRGDRRLGAVVRRAWELGAGMDSWWESLDRAFGAWTQAIEEAGLSWKYRQVESGEWNLIKIGNREQGTGNREQQDYELLLDQPLPWDHINSGIDKNWLKADLKRALEAATVPDCSFESCSHCGVCGTDFGHNIVIKSPPIPKFSGEFIPNVQKVQRLRVWFGKLGDMALVGHLDLLKLLDRAIRRASIPLAFTAGYRPSPRISIAYALPLGATSSGEIADFELTESMDLEEFKQKLATGLPETIPLYQIQEVPVESSSLTDAVTQAEYHLTVSWRGEENTIPEWLKWVNAVKARSEILWEKTTKSGNKKLINLREQLFELDVISLEGTVLRYVGSCLNDGTQLRPEHIIEMLEQVTQQEFQLLHIHRQKLLTPSEPTSPSEDNLHFIQCYNTIP, from the coding sequence TTGGCAGTCGCAGTAGAACAACTGATCACACCGGAAATTAACCAACCTGCACGTTATTTGGGTCAGGAGTTAGGCGCGAAACGCAAACCTTGGGAGTCCGCCCTCGTGCGTTGGTCATTAACTTATCCTGAAGTTTACGAGGTGGGAGTTTCTAATTTAGGCCATGTTATTCTCTACAATATTTTAAACACTCAACCTCGGCAATTGTGCGATCGCGCCTATCTCCCGGCGCCGGATTTTGCTCAAAAATTACGCGATACCCAAACGCCTTTATTTGCTGTTGAGTCCCGTCGTTTTTTAATTGATTTTGATATCTTAGGATTTAGCCTCAGCTACGAATTAGGGGCAACAAATATCCTAGAAATGTTAGATTTAGCGGCAATTCCCTTAACTTGGAAAGACCGACAAAATTATTCGGTTTGGGTTAATGAAAAAGATTCTACTCAACTCCATTATCCGTTAATTTTTGCCGGAGGACAAACGGCGACTTCTAACCCCGAACCCTACGCCGATTTTTTTGATTTTATTGCGTTAGGAGATGGAGAAGAATTATTACCCGAAATTGGATTAATATTAGAAGAAGGCAAGAAAAACAACTTAAATCGAGAAGCCTTATTACTAGATTTAGCACAAATTCCAGGGGTTTATGTTCCCCAATTTTATCAGATGGCAGAAGATGGTTCTGTTCATCCCCAACGCCCTGATATTCCTGCTAAAATTTTAAGACGGGTTGCTGCCCCAATGCCCGCCTATTCGATTAAATTTGTGCCTTATGTACAAACCGTTCATGATCGATTAGTAATTGAAGTTAGACGGGGTTGTACAAGGGGATGTCGCTTTTGTCAACCGGGAATGTTAACCCGTCCGGCGCGAGATGTGGAACCGGAAGAGGTGATTCATACTGTTGAAAAAGGCATGAAAGAAACGGGTTATAATGAATTTTCCTTATTATCTTTGAGTTGTTCTGATTATTTATCTTTACCCTCGGTGGGAATGGAAATTAAAAACCGCCTCAAAGATTATAATGTTAGTTTGGCTTTACCCAGTCAACGAGTAGATCGCTTTGATGAAAATATTGCTAATATTATTGGGGGAACGCGACAAAGTGGGTTAACTTTTGCCCCGGAAGCGGGAACTCAACGAATGCGAGATATTATTAATAAAGGGTTAACTAATGAGGAATTATTAAAGGGAGTTAAAACTGCCTTTGAACAAGGTTGGGATAAAATTAAACTCTATTTTATGATTGGTTTACCGGGAGAAACCGATGCGGATGTATTAGGAATTGCGGAAACTGTTGCTTGGTTACAACGGGAATGTTCGGCTCAAGATCGCAGAAAATTAAACTTTAATTTAACCATTTCTAACTTTACCCCTAAACCTCATACTCCGTTTCAATGGCATTCAGTTTCAACCTCCGAATTTCAACGCAAACAAAAGTTATTAAGACAGGAATTTCACCGGATGAGAGGGGTAAAGGCTAACTTTACTGATGTTAGAATATCGGCAATGGAGGATTTTGTGGGTAGAGGCGATCGCCGTTTAGGAGCAGTGGTGCGTAGAGCTTGGGAACTCGGCGCTGGAATGGACTCCTGGTGGGAAAGTTTAGATCGGGCTTTTGGCGCTTGGACACAGGCGATCGAAGAAGCGGGTTTGAGTTGGAAATATCGTCAAGTTGAAAGCGGGGAATGGAATTTAATTAAGATAGGGAACAGGGAACAGGGAACAGGGAACAGGGAACAACAGGATTATGAACTATTATTAGATCAACCTTTACCTTGGGATCATATTAATAGTGGGATTGATAAAAATTGGTTGAAAGCTGATTTAAAACGGGCTTTAGAAGCTGCTACTGTGCCTGATTGTTCCTTTGAAAGTTGTTCCCATTGTGGCGTTTGTGGGACGGATTTTGGTCATAATATTGTGATCAAATCACCTCCCATTCCTAAATTTTCTGGGGAATTTATTCCTAATGTTCAAAAAGTCCAACGTTTAAGGGTTTGGTTTGGTAAATTAGGCGATATGGCTTTAGTCGGGCATTTGGATTTATTAAAATTATTAGATCGGGCGATTCGTCGAGCTTCTATTCCTCTAGCATTTACGGCTGGATATCGCCCCAGCCCGCGAATTTCTATTGCTTATGCTTTACCATTAGGGGCAACCAGTAGCGGAGAAATCGCTGATTTTGAATTAACAGAATCGATGGATTTAGAGGAATTTAAGCAAAAATTAGCTACAGGTTTACCCGAAACTATTCCTCTGTATCAGATCCAAGAAGTTCCTGTAGAATCCTCTTCTCTAACCGATGCTGTTACTCAAGCCGAATATCATTTAACCGTTAGTTGGAGAGGAGAAGAAAACACAATACCTGAATGGTTAAAATGGGTAAATGCGGTAAAAGCCAGATCAGAAATTTTATGGGAGAAAACCACAAAATCAGGGAATAAAAAATTAATCAATTTACGAGAACAATTGTTTGAACTTGATGTCATATCCTTAGAAGGGACAGTGTTGCGTTATGTCGGGAGTTGTCTCAATGATGGGACACAACTGCGACCGGAACATATTATTGAGATGTTAGAGCAAGTCACTCAGCAAGAGTTTCAATTGCTACACATCCATCGCCAGAAGCTTTTAACACCCTCCGAACCTACTTCTCCCTCTGAGGATAATTTGCATTTTATCCAGTGTTATAATACAATTCCATAA